One Nitrospirota bacterium genomic region harbors:
- the fdxB gene encoding ferredoxin III, nif-specific, which yields MATISYTRGGLTWTPRFIESIDVNKCIGCGRCYKVCSRDVLELIEKPFEGEDEYGDDMGNKVMSVAHPDNCIGCEACARTCTKKCQTHISL from the coding sequence ATGGCAACCATAAGTTATACGCGGGGCGGCCTGACATGGACGCCGCGATTCATTGAATCAATCGATGTGAACAAATGCATCGGCTGCGGACGCTGCTACAAGGTCTGCAGCAGAGACGTGCTGGAATTGATAGAAAAGCCCTTTGAGGGTGAGGACGAATACGGCGACGACATGGGCAACAAGGTGATGTCTGTCGCACATCCGGATAACTGCATCGGTTGCGAGGCCTGTGCACGCACCTGCACAAAAAAATGTCAGACCCATATTTCGCTCTAA
- a CDS encoding GNAT family N-acetyltransferase codes for MEVTIRPARTDDISGMCALLTELFSIEADFKPDPGKQTRGLGCMINDPSGGSLLLVAESGSAVVGMATVQTLISTAEGGRVGLVEDVVVAREHRGKGIGSRLLEYVMKWAQERKLKRLQLLADKDNLPALAFYSGLRWEKTGLICLRKMA; via the coding sequence ATGGAAGTCACAATACGGCCGGCCCGGACAGATGACATCTCCGGCATGTGCGCCCTGCTCACTGAGCTCTTCAGCATCGAGGCTGACTTTAAGCCCGATCCCGGGAAACAGACCCGTGGGTTGGGCTGTATGATCAACGATCCCTCGGGTGGTTCGCTGCTGCTGGTCGCTGAGTCAGGTAGTGCTGTCGTAGGGATGGCCACAGTCCAGACGCTCATCTCGACAGCAGAAGGCGGCCGCGTCGGCCTGGTCGAGGATGTTGTGGTGGCACGGGAACACAGGGGAAAGGGAATCGGCTCCCGACTGCTTGAATATGTCATGAAATGGGCGCAAGAGCGGAAACTGAAACGCCTCCAGCTCCTGGCTGATAAGGATAACCTTCCGGCATTGGCTTTTTATTCAGGGCTCCGGTGGGAAAAGACCGGTCTTATCTGTTTGAGGAAGATGGCCTGA
- a CDS encoding DUF4190 domain-containing protein, which yields MTAIENSTQERQPLSKWCLWLGISSLFFGIITGLPAIVCGHISFARLKRLSNNTGKRLILVGLALGYLSTLFTIAYIFLFIYSGYKIT from the coding sequence ATGACGGCAATAGAAAATTCAACTCAAGAAAGGCAACCTCTTTCCAAGTGGTGTCTATGGCTTGGTATTTCAAGCCTATTCTTTGGCATCATTACCGGTCTGCCCGCCATTGTGTGCGGTCATATCTCCTTCGCCAGACTCAAGAGACTTTCAAATAATACAGGGAAAAGACTAATTCTTGTCGGGCTCGCCCTTGGCTATTTATCAACATTATTCACTATTGCATACATCTTCCTGTTTATATATTCAGGATACAAAATAACATGA
- a CDS encoding type II toxin-antitoxin system HicA family toxin, translating to MAGSLRLCSGPEAVRKFQKAGWTVSRQKGSHVMMTKPGFQWTLSIPQHDELGPGLLRKLISQAGLSVDEFNNL from the coding sequence ATGGCAGGCAGTCTGAGACTCTGTTCCGGTCCGGAGGCGGTCAGGAAGTTCCAGAAAGCTGGCTGGACTGTCTCCCGTCAGAAGGGTTCTCATGTAATGATGACAAAACCCGGCTTTCAGTGGACCCTGTCAATTCCCCAGCATGACGAACTTGGCCCCGGCCTGCTCCGCAAACTCATATCTCAGGCAGGCCTTTCAGTAGATGAATTCAATAATCTGTAA
- the nifK gene encoding nitrogenase molybdenum-iron protein subunit beta has protein sequence MIKIKDHNELFNQPDYQAQFERKKEFERPWPAEKVKEVSDWTKTEEYKELNFKRENIKINPAKACQPLGAVFCASGFDGTMPFVQGAQGCVAYFRSHLSRHFKEPFAAISTSMTEDAAVFGGLNNMIEGLENTYTLYKPKMIAVSTTCMAEVIGDDLNAYIKTAREKNVIPDDLPVPFAHTPSFVGSHIVGYDNMLKGILKALSEGKKGESNGKVNIIPGFDTYTGNYHEIKRLMALMGVEATLLADVSETFDSPNTGEYKLYPGGTPLPDAMDAVNATGTIALQRYSTMKTMDYIQKEWGQKALTLPMIGIKNTDAFFAELSKLTGKPVPAAIEEERGRVVDAMVDSHPYVHGKRFALVGDPDQLLGMMSLIMEMGGEPVHIVCTNGDKHFEAEANELLASSPFGVNGKVYIGKDMWHMRSLLFTEPVDVLIGNSYAKFLTRDTGTPLIRIGFPLFDRHHLHRYPIIGYQGALNLITMIVNTILDELDRNTIDTTSFDVIR, from the coding sequence ATGATCAAGATAAAAGACCATAACGAATTATTCAATCAGCCTGATTATCAGGCCCAGTTCGAGCGCAAGAAAGAGTTCGAAAGGCCCTGGCCCGCAGAAAAGGTGAAGGAAGTTTCGGACTGGACCAAGACCGAAGAATATAAGGAGCTCAACTTCAAGAGGGAGAACATCAAGATCAATCCTGCAAAGGCATGCCAGCCTCTCGGCGCAGTCTTCTGTGCCTCAGGCTTCGACGGCACCATGCCTTTTGTGCAGGGAGCCCAGGGATGTGTTGCATACTTCAGGAGTCATCTGAGCAGGCACTTCAAGGAGCCGTTTGCTGCGATCTCGACCTCCATGACCGAGGACGCAGCGGTCTTTGGCGGACTGAACAACATGATCGAAGGTCTGGAGAACACCTATACGCTCTATAAACCGAAGATGATCGCCGTCTCGACAACCTGCATGGCAGAGGTGATCGGCGACGACCTGAACGCGTATATCAAGACAGCACGCGAAAAGAATGTAATACCCGACGACCTGCCCGTGCCCTTTGCACATACCCCGAGCTTTGTCGGCTCCCATATCGTTGGGTACGACAACATGCTGAAAGGCATTCTTAAGGCTCTTTCTGAAGGTAAGAAGGGCGAATCGAACGGGAAGGTGAATATCATTCCAGGGTTCGACACCTATACAGGAAACTACCATGAGATCAAGCGGCTGATGGCATTGATGGGAGTAGAAGCCACTCTCCTTGCGGATGTGAGCGAGACCTTTGATTCGCCGAACACCGGTGAATACAAGCTCTATCCGGGCGGCACCCCGCTGCCGGATGCCATGGATGCAGTGAATGCAACCGGAACGATCGCACTCCAAAGATATTCGACGATGAAGACCATGGATTATATCCAGAAAGAATGGGGCCAGAAGGCACTGACCCTTCCGATGATCGGCATCAAGAACACGGATGCCTTTTTTGCTGAACTGAGCAAACTGACCGGCAAGCCGGTCCCTGCTGCGATCGAGGAAGAGCGCGGAAGGGTTGTGGACGCAATGGTGGACTCACACCCGTACGTGCATGGAAAACGTTTTGCCCTGGTCGGTGACCCTGATCAACTGCTCGGCATGATGAGCCTTATCATGGAGATGGGAGGCGAGCCGGTGCATATCGTCTGCACGAATGGCGACAAACACTTCGAGGCAGAGGCAAACGAGCTGCTTGCATCGAGCCCCTTTGGCGTCAATGGCAAGGTGTATATAGGCAAGGATATGTGGCATATGCGGTCGCTCCTGTTCACCGAGCCTGTTGATGTCCTGATAGGCAACTCGTACGCGAAGTTCCTGACGCGCGACACAGGGACACCGCTCATCAGGATCGGATTCCCGCTCTTTGACCGGCACCATCTGCACCGGTATCCGATCATCGGGTACCAGGGCGCGCTCAATCTGATAACCATGATCGTGAACACTATTCTGGACGAGCTGGACAGGAATACGATCGATACGACGAGCTTTGATGTAATTCGGTAA
- the nifE gene encoding nitrogenase iron-molybdenum cofactor biosynthesis protein NifE: MITNIDKLTEHGCSTGKSDKVCRSRGGESCAFDGAMIVLQPIADTAHLVHGPIACCGNSWEGRGTRSSQGSLHKMGFTTDMTELDIVYGSEEKLYRGILKTADVVKPKAIFVYATCVSGLIGEDVVAVCKKAEEELGIRVIPVSAPGFVGPKNLGNRIAGEVLLEHVIGTGERPENPPSPPFAKVGQEGDVDAGLINSINLIGEYNIAGDLWLIEPVLKRAGITILSRMTGNATFEEITRAHQAKLNVVVCSRALINIAKGMEQKYGIPYLEVSFFGRTEMAKALRAISDQLSAVSPQLPDRIEEVIAVEEQKLHEKLRPYEDLRGKKAVLYTGGVKSWSFISALMDLGIEIVAVGTKKSTAEDEEKMKQILGNDALLVEDVTPKNLKKLLRDRGADILVAGGRNQYLAIKEGYPFIDVNQERHVAYAGYDGLVNIAEQISNSIRFYSRQPAFSDQRSACRQENKSDTDDGEKAESLKLTAESCLINPLKHSASIGAAMALQGIDNALPVIHGAQGCTFLGKVLLTKHFREPIALAGTKLFAEDVVMGSDEALSKTVGGFIEKNSPDMIGVLTSGLTEVKGDDIAAVIRTLTVDGSASTVLHIPTPDYEGGLETGYTKAVEALVGLASAPGAFPHALCVKGQVNILAGSHLTPADFLELREMAEAFGLRPIILPDLSCLDGSRQGISPLASGGTTLQEIAAMGSSEFTIAIGMSLEPAAQALKERFGVEYRVFDSLAGLEDTSRFMEMLGMLAGRPVPTQYERQRRILSDSMRDAHAFFASKRICIALEPDHALQTSKWVIEMAADISLAVVPQSSAAAGKIQADSIAVGDLFSINGEFDLIISNSHAEETAKRLGTSLLQTGFPVYKVFGNTNRITIGYRGTQSLIQEAATLFAKEVHS; the protein is encoded by the coding sequence ATGATCACGAACATAGATAAATTAACAGAGCACGGATGCAGCACAGGGAAGAGCGACAAGGTCTGCCGTTCACGTGGCGGCGAGTCCTGTGCCTTTGACGGTGCAATGATCGTGCTTCAGCCCATTGCGGACACGGCCCATCTTGTCCACGGCCCCATCGCCTGTTGCGGGAATTCCTGGGAAGGCAGGGGCACACGCTCTTCACAGGGCAGCCTCCATAAAATGGGCTTCACCACAGATATGACCGAGCTGGACATTGTCTATGGCTCGGAAGAGAAGCTCTATCGTGGGATATTGAAGACTGCAGATGTCGTAAAACCGAAGGCGATATTCGTCTATGCAACCTGCGTGTCCGGACTGATCGGAGAAGACGTTGTGGCCGTCTGCAAAAAGGCTGAGGAAGAACTCGGCATCAGGGTCATACCGGTGAGTGCGCCAGGATTTGTCGGACCCAAGAACCTTGGTAACCGCATTGCCGGTGAAGTGCTGCTTGAGCATGTCATCGGAACAGGTGAAAGGCCAGAAAATCCCCCCTCACCCCCCTTTGCCAAAGTGGGGCAGGAAGGCGATGTCGATGCAGGTCTCATAAACAGTATCAACCTGATCGGAGAATATAACATTGCTGGTGACCTCTGGCTGATCGAACCTGTTCTGAAGCGTGCCGGAATTACGATATTGTCCCGTATGACCGGGAATGCGACCTTTGAGGAGATCACCCGGGCTCACCAGGCAAAGCTGAATGTGGTTGTATGCAGCAGGGCTCTGATCAACATTGCCAAAGGCATGGAGCAGAAATACGGTATTCCCTATCTGGAGGTTTCGTTCTTCGGCAGAACCGAAATGGCGAAGGCACTAAGAGCGATCAGCGATCAGCTGTCAGCTGTCAGCCCACAACTGCCGGATAGGATTGAAGAGGTCATTGCTGTTGAAGAGCAGAAGCTGCATGAAAAGCTCAGGCCTTATGAAGATCTGCGCGGCAAAAAAGCTGTGCTCTATACGGGCGGGGTGAAGAGCTGGTCGTTCATATCAGCACTTATGGACCTTGGCATAGAGATTGTTGCTGTAGGAACAAAGAAGAGCACTGCCGAGGACGAAGAAAAGATGAAGCAGATCCTTGGCAATGATGCTCTGCTTGTTGAAGACGTAACGCCGAAAAATCTGAAGAAGCTGCTGAGAGACCGGGGCGCCGACATTCTTGTGGCAGGAGGAAGAAACCAGTATCTCGCGATCAAGGAAGGATACCCTTTTATCGATGTTAACCAGGAGCGGCATGTCGCGTATGCAGGATATGACGGGCTGGTCAATATCGCAGAGCAGATCAGCAACAGCATCAGGTTTTACAGCAGACAGCCGGCATTCAGCGATCAGCGATCAGCTTGCAGACAAGAAAATAAATCAGATACAGATGATGGAGAAAAAGCTGAAAGCCTAAAGCTGACCGCTGAAAGCTGCCTCATCAATCCCCTGAAGCATTCAGCGTCGATCGGCGCGGCCATGGCATTGCAGGGCATAGACAATGCGCTGCCGGTTATACACGGGGCACAGGGCTGCACCTTTCTCGGCAAGGTGCTCCTCACAAAGCATTTCAGAGAGCCGATAGCCCTTGCAGGGACCAAGCTCTTTGCTGAGGATGTGGTGATGGGCAGCGATGAGGCACTGTCAAAGACAGTCGGGGGATTCATTGAGAAGAACAGTCCTGATATGATCGGCGTGCTGACATCAGGCCTGACCGAGGTGAAAGGCGATGATATCGCAGCCGTAATAAGGACGTTGACAGTTGACGGTTCAGCGTCAACGGTCCTGCATATACCGACACCGGACTATGAGGGCGGGCTCGAAACAGGTTATACAAAGGCAGTTGAGGCCCTTGTGGGCCTTGCCTCTGCCCCAGGCGCATTTCCTCATGCTCTGTGCGTCAAGGGACAGGTCAATATCCTTGCCGGATCTCATCTCACTCCTGCCGATTTTCTTGAACTGCGGGAGATGGCAGAGGCATTCGGCCTGAGACCGATTATTCTGCCGGACCTCTCCTGTCTTGACGGAAGCAGGCAGGGCATCTCGCCTCTTGCATCAGGAGGCACCACGCTGCAGGAGATCGCAGCAATGGGCTCTTCAGAATTTACCATAGCAATCGGCATGAGCCTGGAGCCTGCAGCACAAGCCTTGAAAGAACGGTTCGGCGTCGAGTACAGGGTGTTTGACAGTCTTGCGGGCCTGGAGGACACTTCCCGATTCATGGAGATGCTCGGCATGCTTGCCGGAAGACCGGTTCCAACGCAATATGAAAGGCAGCGGCGTATCCTTTCAGACAGCATGAGAGACGCACATGCCTTCTTCGCTTCAAAACGGATATGCATTGCACTTGAGCCTGATCATGCGCTCCAGACCTCGAAATGGGTCATAGAGATGGCAGCAGATATTTCTCTTGCAGTAGTGCCTCAGTCCTCTGCTGCTGCAGGAAAGATTCAGGCAGACAGTATCGCAGTCGGAGACCTTTTTTCTATTAATGGGGAGTTTGATCTGATCATATCGAACTCCCATGCAGAAGAGACTGCGAAGCGATTGGGAACTTCACTGCTCCAGACGGGCTTCCCTGTGTACAAGGTCTTTGGCAATACCAACAGGATCACTATAGGATATCGCGGGACTCAGTCCCTGATACAGGAAGCAGCAACATTATTTGCTAAGGAGGTGCACTCATGA
- a CDS encoding P-II family nitrogen regulator: protein MKEITAIIRRDKLPETKKVLEDLGFPSLSIQSVDGRGKQRGMVCNNDLDPDLPDSFCTPAKLKPTPAAYALEHALPTVALFVPKRMLTMVVPDDLVGKIVKSLIKLNQTGKTGDGKIFVSPIENAIRVRTSETGGEAIA from the coding sequence ATGAAAGAGATCACCGCCATCATTCGGAGAGACAAGCTTCCGGAGACCAAGAAGGTGCTGGAGGACCTCGGCTTTCCTTCTCTCTCTATCCAGAGCGTTGACGGCAGAGGCAAGCAGAGGGGAATGGTCTGCAACAACGACCTTGACCCTGACCTGCCGGACAGCTTCTGCACCCCCGCAAAGCTGAAACCGACACCTGCGGCCTATGCCCTTGAGCATGCGCTCCCGACGGTCGCACTTTTCGTTCCCAAGAGGATGCTGACCATGGTGGTGCCTGATGACCTGGTTGGCAAGATCGTGAAGTCACTGATAAAGCTGAATCAGACCGGTAAGACAGGTGATGGCAAGATCTTTGTATCGCCCATTGAAAATGCAATAAGGGTCAGGACATCAGAAACCGGCGGAGAGGCGATAGCGTAA
- a CDS encoding type II toxin-antitoxin system HicB family antitoxin, with the protein MKLHVRIEQDEAGYYVAEVPALPGCLSQGKTYEEAISNIKEAVEGWLEVMESKQEHDSSGLVEVAV; encoded by the coding sequence ATGAAACTGCATGTGAGAATTGAACAGGATGAGGCGGGTTATTATGTTGCAGAAGTTCCTGCGCTTCCGGGCTGCCTTTCCCAGGGCAAGACCTATGAAGAAGCTATCTCCAATATAAAGGAAGCTGTTGAAGGATGGCTTGAAGTAATGGAGTCGAAACAGGAGCATGATTCTTCCGGCTTGGTTGAAGTCGCGGTTTAA
- the nifX gene encoding nitrogen fixation protein NifX: protein MKVAFATTDGISVNEHFGRAGMFVIYELNSSGHSLVEIRRFSEGRDTAVEETKGMGKIHDERVENKVDRISDCKIIYLTEIGGPSAARLARKGIMPVKVKEPVSIEESVLKLSETIKSSPPPWLRKALNSD, encoded by the coding sequence ATGAAAGTTGCATTTGCGACAACAGACGGGATAAGCGTAAACGAGCATTTCGGAAGGGCCGGCATGTTTGTCATTTATGAACTCAATAGCAGCGGACATTCCCTGGTCGAGATCCGAAGGTTCTCTGAGGGCAGAGACACTGCAGTTGAAGAGACAAAGGGCATGGGCAAGATCCATGACGAGCGTGTCGAGAACAAGGTAGACCGGATATCAGATTGCAAGATCATATATCTGACGGAGATCGGCGGACCTTCCGCAGCGCGTCTTGCCCGGAAGGGCATCATGCCGGTGAAGGTGAAAGAGCCGGTGAGCATTGAGGAGTCTGTACTGAAACTGTCTGAGACTATAAAAAGTTCGCCGCCGCCATGGCTCAGAAAAGCGTTGAATAGCGATTAG
- a CDS encoding P-II family nitrogen regulator, protein MKMIRAFIRPEKEQEVVQALEGAGFPSLTKMPVFGRGKQKGLQVGPIHYDELPKMLVMMVVNDTDVDKVVKLMMDKSRTGFVGDGKIFISPVETAYTVRTGEAVL, encoded by the coding sequence ATGAAGATGATCAGAGCGTTTATACGGCCGGAAAAAGAGCAGGAGGTGGTCCAGGCACTGGAGGGGGCAGGCTTTCCGTCGCTCACCAAGATGCCGGTATTCGGCAGAGGAAAGCAGAAGGGATTGCAGGTAGGGCCGATACATTATGACGAGCTGCCAAAAATGCTGGTCATGATGGTCGTCAACGACACGGATGTAGACAAGGTGGTCAAGCTCATGATGGACAAATCCAGAACTGGCTTTGTCGGTGACGGCAAGATCTTCATAAGCCCTGTTGAGACTGCGTACACAGTTCGGACCGGGGAGGCGGTGCTATGA
- a CDS encoding YceI family protein, which translates to MQRVDQSTAACQIFTFKEGMLSRFAHDLRINVTSFFIDVGGADHFISARFDTQSLRVDCAMADGRERPDLLSLRDKDDINNNIIREVLQAETYPEIALTSSSIKKHDGDYLVTGQLIVHGQAREISLNVRKESRSRYVVDVSLHLPDFGITPFSALFGAIRIKPDILVHIEIPAEHVPEKALA; encoded by the coding sequence ATGCAGAGAGTTGACCAGTCAACAGCAGCATGTCAGATATTCACCTTCAAAGAAGGCATGCTGTCTCGTTTTGCGCATGATCTGCGAATTAATGTCACTTCTTTCTTTATCGACGTTGGCGGTGCGGACCACTTCATCAGCGCCCGTTTCGATACCCAGTCGTTGCGCGTTGATTGCGCCATGGCAGATGGCAGGGAAAGACCTGATCTCCTGAGCCTCAGGGACAAGGATGACATAAACAATAATATCATCAGAGAAGTGCTGCAAGCTGAAACCTACCCCGAGATTGCCCTGACTTCTTCATCAATCAAAAAGCATGATGGGGACTATCTTGTTACCGGCCAACTCATCGTGCATGGTCAGGCAAGGGAAATATCACTCAATGTCAGGAAAGAGAGCAGGAGCCGGTACGTTGTTGATGTCAGCCTGCACCTGCCGGATTTTGGCATCACCCCCTTCAGCGCCCTCTTTGGCGCCATCAGGATCAAACCTGATATTCTGGTCCATATCGAAATTCCGGCTGAACATGTGCCGGAGAAGGCATTAGCGTAA
- the modA gene encoding molybdate ABC transporter substrate-binding protein, with amino-acid sequence MLAVLFAEEAAAGTEITVSAALSLKAPFEEIGRSYEKKHPGSKVVFNFAASGLLQKQIEAGAPADVFASASSKEMDALKAAGLLLETSRADFSGNKIVLIAAKNASVRISSFSDLKKSDVVRLAIGNPATVPAGKYAEETLRTLGLWNDLKSKLVYAENVRQVMDYVERNEADAGMVFLTDANVRDRELKVIAEAPASSHSPVKYEIAAIKGTKNEAAARNFISIVISREGSDILRRYGFKMAPHPALSPR; translated from the coding sequence ATGCTTGCAGTCCTCTTTGCAGAAGAAGCTGCTGCAGGGACAGAGATCACGGTCTCTGCAGCGCTCAGTCTTAAGGCGCCCTTTGAGGAGATCGGCAGGTCTTATGAGAAGAAGCATCCTGGCTCAAAGGTTGTCTTCAACTTTGCAGCCTCCGGCCTTCTCCAGAAGCAGATTGAGGCGGGTGCGCCTGCAGATGTCTTCGCTTCGGCTTCATCGAAGGAGATGGATGCGCTGAAGGCCGCAGGTCTGCTTCTGGAAACCAGCAGGGCTGATTTTTCCGGCAATAAGATCGTGCTTATTGCAGCGAAGAACGCATCAGTGAGGATCTCTTCATTCAGCGATCTGAAGAAGAGTGATGTAGTCAGGCTCGCCATAGGCAACCCGGCTACAGTGCCGGCCGGTAAGTATGCTGAGGAGACCCTGAGGACCCTCGGGCTCTGGAACGATCTTAAGTCAAAACTGGTGTACGCTGAAAATGTGCGACAGGTTATGGATTATGTGGAACGCAATGAAGCAGATGCCGGCATGGTATTTCTCACTGATGCCAACGTAAGAGACAGGGAGCTGAAGGTCATTGCAGAGGCTCCGGCATCAAGCCACTCACCGGTAAAATATGAGATAGCCGCAATAAAAGGGACAAAGAACGAGGCTGCAGCACGGAATTTTATTTCCATAGTCATTTCAAGGGAAGGCAGCGATATCCTGAGAAGATACGGGTTTAAGATGGCCCCTCACCCAGCCCTCTCCCCGAGGTAG
- the modB gene encoding molybdate ABC transporter permease subunit, which translates to MDSAAWFSLKLSIQVAFLATTMIVIVGVALAYLLAMKSFRGKEMLDMFLTLPLVLPPTVTGFFLVLIFGRNGYLGRPLYELTGWSIMFTWQAAVLASFVVALPLMIKTARAAVESVDRNLINASYTLGHSKFETALRVILPLAKRGIIAGAVLSFARAMGEFGATLMLAGNIPGRTDTMPIAIYSMASSGEWARSGTMVAFFTAVSGAFLYIANLYNRRAV; encoded by the coding sequence ATGGACAGCGCAGCATGGTTTTCGCTCAAACTATCAATTCAGGTCGCTTTTCTTGCGACGACAATGATAGTTATCGTCGGCGTGGCCCTTGCCTATCTGCTTGCCATGAAAAGTTTCAGAGGCAAAGAAATGCTGGACATGTTCCTGACGCTGCCGCTCGTACTGCCGCCGACCGTGACCGGGTTCTTCCTCGTTCTCATCTTCGGCAGGAATGGATATCTCGGCAGGCCGCTCTATGAACTGACCGGATGGTCCATTATGTTCACCTGGCAGGCGGCTGTGCTGGCATCTTTTGTGGTTGCCCTTCCGCTCATGATCAAGACAGCCCGTGCTGCAGTCGAGTCAGTCGACCGGAACCTGATCAATGCATCATACACGCTTGGCCACTCGAAATTCGAAACGGCTCTCCGCGTCATACTGCCGCTTGCAAAGAGGGGGATCATAGCCGGGGCAGTGCTCTCTTTTGCGAGGGCCATGGGTGAGTTCGGAGCGACTCTGATGCTTGCCGGCAACATCCCGGGAAGGACCGACACCATGCCGATAGCGATCTATTCCATGGCAAGCAGCGGAGAGTGGGCCCGCTCCGGAACCATGGTTGCTTTTTTTACCGCGGTCTCCGGGGCATTCCTCTATATCGCAAACCTGTATAACAGGAGGGCGGTCTGA
- a CDS encoding radical SAM protein, whose protein sequence is MPLFKSRDIKKTHPCFSKEAHHKFGRIHLPVAPACNIQCRYCIRKYDCANESRPGITSRVLKSYEALERVEALLDRNDNLTVVGIAGPGDPLANDSTFETMASIHRAFPDLTLCVSTNGLCLPDRIEDLMRVGVRSITITINALTHMVAEKVYSWVSYRGRTLRGREAAEQMVINQQRGLINAIDAGFMVKVNTVYIPGINDVEIPMIAWFAGMKGADIHNIMPLIPQAEFASLQRPSNDMIAKMRSDCAPHIEQMTHCKQCRADACGVLGEDKDMELEVLNARIGEEYCEMV, encoded by the coding sequence ATGCCATTATTCAAGAGCAGAGACATAAAGAAGACCCATCCGTGCTTTTCGAAGGAAGCGCATCACAAGTTCGGCAGGATACATCTGCCGGTTGCGCCAGCATGCAACATACAGTGCCGGTATTGTATTCGTAAATACGACTGTGCAAACGAATCACGGCCCGGCATAACCAGCCGCGTTCTGAAATCGTATGAGGCCCTGGAGAGGGTCGAGGCACTGCTCGACCGAAATGATAATCTGACCGTCGTCGGCATAGCCGGCCCGGGTGATCCTCTGGCCAATGACTCGACCTTTGAGACCATGGCGTCCATTCACCGTGCGTTTCCTGATCTGACGCTCTGCGTTTCGACTAACGGACTCTGCCTGCCTGACAGGATAGAAGACCTCATGCGAGTGGGCGTCAGGAGTATCACGATCACGATCAATGCCCTCACCCATATGGTAGCCGAGAAGGTCTATTCCTGGGTCAGCTATCGGGGAAGAACGCTCCGGGGCAGGGAGGCTGCTGAACAGATGGTTATCAATCAGCAGAGAGGTCTTATTAATGCCATCGATGCAGGGTTTATGGTGAAGGTGAATACCGTCTACATACCCGGGATCAACGATGTCGAAATACCGATGATCGCCTGGTTCGCCGGAATGAAGGGGGCTGACATCCATAACATCATGCCGCTGATCCCTCAGGCTGAATTCGCCTCCCTGCAGAGGCCGTCGAATGATATGATCGCGAAGATGCGGAGTGACTGTGCTCCCCATATCGAGCAGATGACCCATTGCAAGCAGTGCCGCGCTGACGCCTGCGGTGTGCTCGGCGAAGATAAAGACATGGAACTTGAGGTGCTGAATGCCCGCATAGGAGAGGAATACTGTGAAATGGTTTGA